TATTCTGGCCTGTGTTACCAGGAGTAAGCCACGGCCATGTTTTTTTTATTAGTCAGCAACGAACGGAAGAAGACAGATTGCACGTGCACGTTTAATTGCAACTGCAAGTTCCTTCTGGTGCTTAGCGCATGTTCCTGTAATGCGGCGTGGAAGAATCTTACCGCGTTCTGTAGTATAGCGGCGAAGTCCGTCACTGTCTTTATAATCAATTGTGCCTTTGTTAGCACAGAAACGGCAAACCTTCTTGTGGAAGAAAGCCTTACCTTTACCATTGCGTCCACCACGAACTTCGTCTTCACGACCAGAGTCCTGAAGCTGTTCCTGTGTAACTTCTTCTTTCATTTCTACAGATTCAATTGTTTCGTCTGCCATAGTATTTCTCCTGAAATTTTAATGTAGCGGGTAAATTAATTAAAACGGTATATCCTCTGAAAATCCGCCGTTATCACCGCCAAAAGATTCCGGGCCTGCAGAACCATCATAATAGTCGTTCTGTGGCATAGAAGTTGCCTGAGGTCTCTGAGTAAATGCCGGTCTTGCCTGATAGCCCCCTGAAGACGACATGTCTTCACCATCAGCACGTCCACCAATAAGCTGGACTGAATCAGCAACAATACGAACCTTGCTGAATTTCTGACCGTCTTTTTCCCATCTGTCCTGTTTAAGGGAACCCTGAACCGCAATCTTTTTACCTTTCGTGAGGTATGGCTTTACAGCCTCAGCCGGCTTTCCGAAGTAAGCAACATCAAAATAATTTGCTTCACTTACCCACTGATCGCCTTCTTTTTTGCTGCGGTTAATTGCAATTGAAAAATTGACGACTGCATTTCCTGTGTTCATAAAACTCATTTCTGCATCTCTCGTCAGGTTTCCAATAAGTATAACGCAGTTTAAATCTGAAACTCTTGCCATTTTTTACTCCGAAAGCATTTATTTTATCAGATTAAGCCTTTTTTTCTTCTTTCAATACGAAAAGGTATTTGATAAGGTTTGTGTTGAATTTAAATGCTGCATCAAGTTCAGCAATTTTTGAAGGATTTGCCTTAATGTTAAGAAGAACAAATCTTCCGCGGTTAAACTTCTTTACTTCATAAGTAAGGTCGCGGTCTCCGTAAGGTTCTTCTTTTTCGATTTCAGCACCGAATTTTGCAAGATCTGCTTTTACTGCAGCAAGACCTGCATTGTACTTTTCATCCTCAACAGGATAAATTGTCATAAGTTCATACTTTCTCATCGTATGTTTCTCCTTATGGTCTAAAATGGGAACGGCATACGCTGTTCCAAGGGGAGCTTGAATATAGCAGAATCAGGGGATAAAGTCAACGAGATTCAGGTCTTTTTACCGAATGAACCTTCTATATTATGCATTTCAGAGGTTGTTTTTTGCAATAATCTATTCTATACT
Above is a window of Treponema rectale DNA encoding:
- the rpsR gene encoding 30S ribosomal protein S18; this encodes MADETIESVEMKEEVTQEQLQDSGREDEVRGGRNGKGKAFFHKKVCRFCANKGTIDYKDSDGLRRYTTERGKILPRRITGTCAKHQKELAVAIKRARAICLLPFVAD
- the ssb gene encoding single-stranded DNA-binding protein; its protein translation is MARVSDLNCVILIGNLTRDAEMSFMNTGNAVVNFSIAINRSKKEGDQWVSEANYFDVAYFGKPAEAVKPYLTKGKKIAVQGSLKQDRWEKDGQKFSKVRIVADSVQLIGGRADGEDMSSSGGYQARPAFTQRPQATSMPQNDYYDGSAGPESFGGDNGGFSEDIPF
- the rpsF gene encoding 30S ribosomal protein S6, which encodes MRKYELMTIYPVEDEKYNAGLAAVKADLAKFGAEIEKEEPYGDRDLTYEVKKFNRGRFVLLNIKANPSKIAELDAAFKFNTNLIKYLFVLKEEKKA